Proteins from one Besnoitia besnoiti strain Bb-Ger1 chromosome XIII, whole genome shotgun sequence genomic window:
- a CDS encoding valyl-tRNA synthetase (encoded by transcript BESB_030760): MRVSPASCSTRALLPSLLTRVPLFLAGRGADGGFTLAAMLCVCVGFDGPMAASYKPADVEASWYAWWEKEHFFSPTSLTLHQRNLRSGLPAASAESGAPPTSPELAKTTKQENKFVMVIPPPNVTGSLHIGHTLTVAIEDSLARWHRMNGKIVLWVPGADHAGIATQSVVERALLKQGGPSRHELGREAFVEKVWEWKRQYGDKICHQLRSVGSSVSWPHFSFTLDEKLSRAVVEAFVRMYDAGLIYREERLVSWSPYLKTAISDIEVDVEEIDKPKKITVPGFEYPVEVGYLWHFSYEVEGGGRLEVATTRIETMLGDVAVAVNPNDERFKPLVGKRLIHPFFPERDMRVIADEHVDAAFGTGAVKITPAHDKNDYAIAKRHNLPSISVFTLDGKISEDGGPFAGQHRFECRFKIQQALKDLGLLGEKMPNTHAMQLPRCSRSGDIIEYMLIPQWWCACKDMADRAVKAVREGHLRIVPAMHQDSWFHWLENIKDWCISRQLWWGHRIPAYRIVKPEQPEETWVVGRTVQEALERASDKLGISDLSQITLEQDEDVLDTWFSSGLFPFSVFGWPNETDDLQAFFPTTLLETGHDILFFWVARMVMMSLQLTGKLPFDTVFLHAMVRDAHGQKMSKSKGNVIDPLEVISGISLADLQAKLHQGNLPEKEIKRAEEVLKKEFPKGIEACGCDALRLGLLAYTRQGRNVNLDLNRVVGYRHFCNKLWNATKFAMDKFDAAPSLLGKQASGVAKTPAFQPAGIFMGGAGISKSSQDIATRRGVRYDELEWVDKWILHKLSVTCAAVNKAFEEYAFSDVVTFVFNFFLYDFCDYYLELSKQRLTVPADGETVSPAAALRSLCALEVLYVCLDRGLRLLHPLCPFITEELFQRLPANDFKSDSICIADYPQPVMQWVDCRLDDDMELFKNVVSHFRSLIAALDIPPKLKPCGYVLVTDTEKEQSSTSALLSFLTAREGDLAAMAKMSMITVRAPAEGAPERCVSDVVRGGVAIFLSVEEGVNLAQTLEKMNKKKANLEKMIQGYEKKEAMPSYEEKVPADVREQNAVRKRELEAELQMLNQAIGNMKKLAGQ, encoded by the exons ATGAGGGTCAGCCCGGCTTCTTGCTCGACACGCGCGCTTCTCCCTTCTCTGCTTACTCGTGTGCCGCTGTTTCTTGCGGGACGCGGTGCCGATGGCGGCTTCACGCTTGCGGCGAtgctgtgtgtctgcgtaGGTTTTGACGGACCCATGGCGGCGTCCTACAAGCCTGCGGACGTGGAGGCGAGCTGGTACGCCTGGTGGGAGAAGGAGCACTTTTTTTCTCCAACCAGCCTGACGCTGCACCAACGCAACCTTCGCAGCGGCCTGCCTGCGGCTTCCGCTGAGTCTGGCGCCCCGCCCACGTCGCCGGAGCTCGCGAAAACCACGAAACAGGAGAACAAATTCGTCATGGTCATCCCTCCGCCGAACGTCACCGGCTCGCTCCACATCGGCCACACTCTCACCGTAGCCATCGAGGATTCGCTTGCGAGGTG GCACCGCATGAATGGCAAGATAGTCCTCTGGGTTCCTGGCGCTGACCACGCAG GTATCGCTACACAGAGCGTCGTGGAGCGAGCCTTGCTCAAGCAGGGGGGGCCTTCTCGCCACGAGCTGGGCAGAGAGGCGTTCGTCGAGAAAGTGTGGGAGTGGAAGCGGCAATACGGCGACAAGATCTGCCATCAGCTCAG AAGCGTAGGCAGCAGCGTCTCGTGGCCGCACTTCTCCTTCACGCTGGACGAGAAGCTCTCCAGAGCCGTCGTCGAGGCGTTCGTGCGCATGTACGACGCGGGCCTTATctacagagaagagag GTTGGTCTCCTGGTCGCCGTACTTGAAGACGGCCATTAGCGACATTGAGGTCGACGTCGAGGAAATTGACAAGCCAAAGAAGATCACCGTCCCGG GCTTTGAGTACCCCGTCGAGGTTGGCTACTTGTGGCATTTCTCGTACGAagtggaaggcggcggacgacTGGAGGTGGCGACGACGCGTATCGAGACCATGCTCGGAGACGTGGCAGTCGCGGTCAACCCGAACGACGAGCGCTTCAAG CCCCTCGTTGGCAAACGCCTGATTCACCCCTTCTTCCCGGAGCGTGACATGCGCGTCATCGCCGACGAGCATGTCGATGCTGCATTCGGAACTGGCGCCGTCAAAATTACCCCTGCCCATGACAAAAACGATTACGCCATCGCGAAGAGACACA ACCTGCCGTCGATCTCCGTCTTCACTCTGGACGGGAAGATCAGCGAAGATGGCGGCCCCTTCGCCGGTCAGCATCGCTTTGAGTGTCGGTTCAAAATCCAGCAGGCCCTGAAGGACCTT GGCTTGCTCGGCGAGAAGATGCCTAACACGCACGCgatgcagctgccgcgaTGCAGCCGCAGTGGAGACATCATTGAGTACATGCTCATTCCCCAGTGGTGGTGTGCATGCAAAGACATGGCTGACCGCGCCGTGAAGGCCGTGCGCGAAGGCCACCTCCGCATCGTGCCCGCCATGCACCAAGACTCGTGGTTCCACTGGCTCGAGAACATCAAGGACTG GTGCATTTCTCGGCAACTTTGGTGGGGCCACCGCATTCCGGCATATCGCATCGTCAAGCCTGAGCAGCCAGAAGAGACGTGGGTGGTCGGCCGCACGGTGcaagaggcgctggagagggCGTCAGACAAGCTGGGGATCTCTGACCTTTCTCAGATCACGCTGGAGCAAGACGAGGACGTGCTGGACACGTGGTTTTCGTCCGGCTTGTTCCCGTTCAG CGTCTTCGGCTGGCCCAATGAGACTGACGACCTTCAGGCCTTCTTCCCCACGACGCTGCTTGAGACAG GTCACGACATTCTCTTCTTCTGGGTCGCGCGCATGGTGATGATGTCGCTTCAGCTGACAGGCAAGCTTCCGTTTGACACGGTGTTCCTGCATGCGATggtgcgcgacgcgcatgGCCAGAAGATGAGCAAGAGCAAGGGGAACGTCATCGATCCCCTCGAGGTGATTTCGGGGATTTCCCTCGCCGACCTGCAGGCGAAGCTCCACCAGGGAAATCTGCCTGAGAAGGAGATCAAGCGCGCCGAAGAAGTGCTCAAGAAGGAATTCCCCAAAGGTATCGAGGCatgcggctgcgacgcgctgcgtctGGGGCTCCTCGCGTACACCCGCCAAGGCCGCAACGTGAACCTCGACTTGAACCGCGTCGTGGGCTACCGCCACTTCTGCAACAAATTGTGGAACGCGACCAAATTCGCCATGGACAAATTCGATGCCGCGCCATCGCTTCTGGGCAAGCAAGCGTCTGGCGTCGCAAAAACACCCGCGTTCCAGCCTGCTGGCATCTTCATGGGAGGCGCAGGCATCAGCAAGAGCAGCCAAGATATCGCcacgcgccgaggcgtccGGTACGACGAGCTCGAGTGGGTTGACAAGTGGATCCTCCACAAACTCTCTGTCACTTGCGCTGCG GTCAACAAGGCTTTCGAGGAGTACGCGTTCTCCGATGTGGTGACGTTCGTTTTCAACTTTTTCCTCTACGACTTCTGCGACTACTATCTGGAGCTCTCTAAGCAGCGTCTGACTGTCCCTGCTGACGGCGAGACCGTttcgccggcagctgcgcttCGCTCCCTGTGCGCCCTCGAAGTGCTTTACGTCTGCCTGGatcgcggcctgcgtctcctccatCCGCTCTGCCCCTTCATCACCGAAGAACTCTTCCAGCGATTGCCCGCCAATGACTTCAAATCCGACAGCATTTGCATCGCCGACTACCCCCAACCCGTCATGCAGTGGGTTGACTGCAGGCTCGAC GACGACATGGAGCTTTTCAAGAACGTCGTGTCGCACTTCAGGTCTCTGATTGCTGCACTCGACATCCCCCCTAAGTTGAAGCCCTGCGGCTACGTCCTGGTGACGGACACAGAAAAGGAGCAGAGCTCGACTTCCGCTCTTCTGTCTTTCCTcaccgcgcgcgaaggagacctCGCAGCGATGGCCAAGATGTCCATG ATCACAGTGCGGGCcccggcggagggcgcgccggaACGCTGCGTTAGTGATGTCGTGCGTGGCGGAGTGGCGATCTTCCTGTCCGTCGAGGAGGGCGTGAATCTGGCGCAGACTCTGGAGAAGATGAacaagaagaaagcgaatcTTGAGAAAATG ATCCAAGGTTACGAGAAAAAGGAGGCCATGCCATCTTATGAGGAGAAGGTGCCGGCTGATGTGCGGGAGCAGAATGCCGTGAGGAAACGCGAACTGGAGGCCGAGCTCCAGATGCTCAACCAGGCGATTGGCAACATGAAGAAGCTCGCGGGCCAGTAA